The sequence ATAGTTTTGCAAATATATCTACCTTTTCAACAACAGTTGAAAGTTCTTCATCACTCATATTATCTATATCTGAGCCAAGTAAAATATTTTTACTATTAAGTCCAACTTTTCCACAAATACTTTTAGTAACTTTATCATTATCACCAGTTAAAACCTTAGTTCTTACCCCATACTCTTTTAGAGCAGCAATAGCTTTAGCAGTTGTAGGTTTAGGTGGGTCTAAGAAAGCAAGATATCCCATAAGTACCATATCCACTTCATCTTTTACTCCAAAACTATCCACAGGAGATGGATTAGTTTTTTGAGCAAGAGCAATAACACGAAGTCCGTCTTCATTGAAATTTTCAACAGTTTTTAAAACTTCCTCTTTTATCTCATCAGTAAGTAAAACTATCTCACCTTTAAACTCTGTATATTTACAAATAGATAACATCTCTTCAACAGCACCTTTAGTTATCATCTGTCTTTTTCCTGATTTATCTTCTACCACCACAGTCATACGACGACGAGAAAAGTCAAAAGGAATCTCATCAACTTTTGTATATATCTTTTCTAATTCTAAAAGAGAACTATCCCTTTCTCCCTCTTCATGAGTTTTTTCAATAATAGATAAATCTAACAGATTTTTTAATCCTGTTTGAAACCAGCTATTTAAAAAAGCATGACGTAATACTCTATTATTTTCATTTCCATGTACGTCCATATGATACTCTAGAACTACCTTGTCTAAAGTGATAGTTCCTGTCTTATCTGTACAAAGGATATCCATTGAACCAAAGTTTTGAATAGAGTTAAGATTTTTAACGATAGTTTTCTTTTTAGCCATAGATACAGCACCTTTAGCTAGACAAGTTGTAACTATCATAGGTAACATCTCTGGAGTAAGTCCTACTGCTATTGAGATGGCAAATAGTAGAGCTTGTACCCAGCTTCCTTTTGTAAATCCATTTACAAAGAATACAATAGGAACCATTACCATCATAAAACGGATAAGTAACCATGAAACAGAATTGACACCTTTTTCAAAACTAGATTCAATTTTTTCATCTGATACTAAAGTTTTAGATATAGAACCAAGAAGTGTATTATCTCCAGTAGAGATAACAACTCCAATAGCTGAGCCACTGATAACATTGCTTCCCATAAAAGCTATGTTATTTAACTCTGTTACAGCAAGTTTATCATCTAGTATAATTTGAGCTTTTTTCTCCACAGGCTCACTTTCACCTGTTAGAGAAGATTGGCTGATAAAGAAGTCTTTACATTCAATTATTCTTAAATCAGCAGGAATAATATCCCCAGCAGCAAGATAAACTATATCTCCGATTACTACATCTTCTAAAGGAATCTCCTTTTTATTTTCTCCAAATCTTTTAACTGAAGTAGTAGTAGTTATCATAGCAGATAAGCTTTCAGCAGCATTATTACTTTTTTCCTCTTGAATAAAACGTAATAATCCAGAGATAGTAACCATAGTAGTGATAATGATTACTGTAATAGGAGAAAAATCTTCTGGAGTGTTGCTGTACCAAGGAATAATCATATCAGTAACAGTAGACACAAGGGCTAGACAGAAAAGTACAGCTGTAAAAGGATTTACAAAAGCCTCTACTATTTTTTTGAAGAATGATTTTTTCTTTCCGTGAGTTATTATATTCTTTCCAAATATATCTAAGCTTTTTTCAGCTTGCTCCTTAGTAACTCCCTCTAAAGATGTATCTAATTTTTTTAGTAACTCCTCTGTTCCTAGAGAAGAGTACACTCTTATTTTTTTGTTTTCTTCATCTTTTAGATTTCTTGAGTTGATTTCAGCTTTGTTAATGTTTTTAAATTTTTTCATTGCTATCCTCCTTAATTTTAAAATATCTTTAAAGCTTAAACAGGGTAGCATATATTTAAAAGAACAAGGGCGAACTTAAAAACAGACATAGAAAAAGATGTCTGATAAATATTGAACTTTTAAATACATACTACTGCCACTATTTTCTACGTCCATTTTGCACCTCCTAAAAAATCAAGAAAATAAAAAACTCCATCCCAATTCAAACAGTGGTATGGAGTAATATCCAAATAAATATAAAAAATAAAAACTATTTTTTACCACCGTTTGAGCTTCAACTCTGTAGGGCGGTGAAGTTACATTAGATAACACCTTGGTTTCGATGTTGCCTGTTCAAACCAGCGCATAGTGTCTCCACTATTTTGCGGCAGTAACCCATATCCCTATAGTAGCCTTACTTACCGGAACTATTAAATTGTCTAAAGTATAGTATAATTTTTTTTATTTGTCAAGTAAAAATTTATTTTACTTTTTCTAAAATTTTGAAAACTTCCTTCATTTCAGAGTTTAAGAGCATCTTTCTAGTTTCAAAAATTTCTCTATAATAATCAGTTTTTTCTTTTTGAGGAAGATAATTTTTATTAATCTCTAAATTATTTTTTATTACCTCTTTTAAATCTTTTATATCTCCAAGAGCATAAGCCACAGTTAATACATTCATCATTACAGCTCCGCCAGATTTCTTAAAAGTCTTAGTTTTGGTATTTAGCATATCAGCTTTTATTTGATTCCAAAGGTTACTTTTGCTTCCACCCTCAGTTATAGTTATCTCCTCTAGGGATACTCCACCTTTTTTATATATATCTGTGATTCCAATATAGTCGTATCCAATAGCTTCTAGTACAGCTCTCCATAGTGTAGCTTGGTCAGTATCCATTCCCATATTTAAAAAACAACCAGAGGCATTTGCTAATTCTCCAACTCCCTTAGTGAGATATGGTAAAAATAAAACTCCATTAGCTCCAGTTGGAATTTTTTCTGCTGCTTTAGAAAGTTTATCGAAATATGAATCCTCACCAACTTTATCACAGATATTATCTCTAAACCATCTAAGAGCAAGTCCACCTGTTCTTATAAATCCCCAATAAAAATATGAGTTTTCTAAAGTTCCACTATTAAAAATCAATCCATTTTCTGGTTTGCTCAACTCCTCTTTTATTCCATCAGTTGATACACAGAACATAGCACAAGTACCAGCTACATCAGCAGCCATATTTTTCTCTAAAAGCCCACAACCTAACATAGATTGCATAGTATCTCCAGCACCAGCACAGATAGGAATACCTGCTGGTAATCCTGTAAACTCTGCCATCTCTTGAGAAAGGTTTCCAATTATATCCCAAGGTTTTACTATTTTAGGAAGATATTTTTTATCTATATTTAAAATTTTAAGTTGTTCATCTGACCACTCTTTTTTATAGACATTGTATCCTAGTCCCCAACCAGATATAGTTCCCCAATCTATAAAAGCATCTTTAGGAGATAATCCAGCTAGGTTCATCAAAATATATGGAGCATTGTGAACAAATTTACAACCATTTTCTAGAAATTTAGTATTTTTTAAAAACCATCTAGCTATCATAGCTGGAAACATACAGTTAGGAGTAGGATTTCCAGTTTCTTTAGCCCAGATATCAAAATTTTTACTTAAAAGCTCCTCTACATCTTTTTGGCAACGAGAATCTAAGTAGTTTACATATGGTGTTATAGGTTTACCATTTTCATCTATTCCAGCAATACCACAGATTATTCCATCACCAAAAATTCCTCTCACTTCACTTGGATTTAAGCCTTTTTCCTTCATCTGTGTAACACAATCTCTTATCCCTTTTTTACAAGCTTCTAAATATTCATTTACATCCATCTCTACCCAACCAGATTGAGGATAATTGAGAGTAGTAGGATAAGATTTTTCAGCTACACACTCCATTTCTAATGAATAGATAGCAACCTTAACACTTTGAGTTCCAGCATCAAATCCAATATAATATTTATTCATAACAACCTCCATAAAAATTAAATATTTTTAATGGAAAACTTAAAGATAACTATTAAAAAAACCCAGAAAACTCTGGGCAAAATAAACGAAAAAATAGTATATCTTTTCTTCTTCCATCCAGACTATACTGTCGGTTTTGGAATTTCACCAAATCAGAATTAAAAAATTCTCGTGGACTATAACCACCGGTCGGGAATTGTTACCTCACCCTGCCCTGAAGATAAAATATTCTTATTAATTTGAATATAACATTTTTAAATCTAATTGTCAATATAATACTCAAAAGTTCTGAAAATGACATATTATTATGACAAAATTAAAATATAAACTTATGGTTGCAAAAAAGTATGTATATAGGAGGATATATTTAATCAAAAAGATTATTATTATGCTCACTGTATAAAGAGAGATTATGCTCTTGGAGTTGGGATTGCGGTGGAGTTTGATAAAAGATATAATACGAGAGATAGATTATTAAAACTAGCTGAAGAAAAGTCGAAACTTTAGATAAAAAATATATAGAAATATAGAATGTATTTAACTTGATAACTAAGGAGAAATAATTAAAAATTGACTAAAAATAAAATTTATTACATAACTTGAATGAGGAGAACCCTAAGCCGTGGTAGGGAGTGTAAATGTTTCAGAGAACCTAGTCATAGTAGGATAGAGCTACAATAAATTTTAAATTAAATTTGACAGTCAGAAATTTTTAAAAAATACTGACTGTTTTTTATTTTCATAGGATAATAAAAATTTTTGGAGTATATTAAATAATATAGAGAGAAAATTACCAGAAAGAAAAATTGAAAGTTACAAGAGAAATATTAGATTATAAAAGGGAGAGAAATATGAAAGTAGAATTAAGAAAATGGAATAAAAAGTATAAGTATGAATTGAAGGATATTTGTAATAAAATAGATAGAAAATATTTATCAAATAGAATTCCAAACCCTTATAAAGCTGAAGATGTAATTTGGTGGTTAGATTATTTAGATTATGTAGAAAAAATGAAGGAAGCAATGGAATCTTCAGAGCTATTGTTATTGATGGAAAAATTTGTGAAACAATAAGTATTGAAAAAAGAGGAGATATTTATATTAAAGAGGGGGTCTTAGGTTATTATCCTTCAACTGAATATTGGTGAAGAGGAATAATGACACAGGCAACAGAAAAAGTTTATGAATTAGCATTTGAGCAGTTAGATATTATTAAAATAATGGCGACCACTTTTAAAGATAATATTGACTCAAGAAGAGTAATTGAAAAAAATGGATTTAAATTAGAAGGAATAAGAGAAAAATCTATATAAAAATGGCATAATTTATGATGAGTGTATATATGG comes from Fusobacterium necrogenes and encodes:
- the mgtA gene encoding magnesium-translocating P-type ATPase, with protein sequence MKKFKNINKAEINSRNLKDEENKKIRVYSSLGTEELLKKLDTSLEGVTKEQAEKSLDIFGKNIITHGKKKSFFKKIVEAFVNPFTAVLFCLALVSTVTDMIIPWYSNTPEDFSPITVIIITTMVTISGLLRFIQEEKSNNAAESLSAMITTTTSVKRFGENKKEIPLEDVVIGDIVYLAAGDIIPADLRIIECKDFFISQSSLTGESEPVEKKAQIILDDKLAVTELNNIAFMGSNVISGSAIGVVISTGDNTLLGSISKTLVSDEKIESSFEKGVNSVSWLLIRFMMVMVPIVFFVNGFTKGSWVQALLFAISIAVGLTPEMLPMIVTTCLAKGAVSMAKKKTIVKNLNSIQNFGSMDILCTDKTGTITLDKVVLEYHMDVHGNENNRVLRHAFLNSWFQTGLKNLLDLSIIEKTHEEGERDSSLLELEKIYTKVDEIPFDFSRRRMTVVVEDKSGKRQMITKGAVEEMLSICKYTEFKGEIVLLTDEIKEEVLKTVENFNEDGLRVIALAQKTNPSPVDSFGVKDEVDMVLMGYLAFLDPPKPTTAKAIAALKEYGVRTKVLTGDNDKVTKSICGKVGLNSKNILLGSDIDNMSDEELSTVVEKVDIFAKLSPMQKTRIVQILKENGHTVGFMGDGINDAAAMKEADIGISVDTAVDIAKESADIILLEKDLMVLEEGIIEGRKTYANMIKYIKMTASSNFGNMFSVLAASAFLPFLPMMSIHLILLNLIYDLSCTAIPWDNVDKEFLKIPRKWEASSIGKFMLWIGPTSSIFDITTYLLMYFVICPMFVSNGVLYNSIPVEQETLRTAYEAMFQTGWFIESMWSQTLVIHMIRTPKLSFIQSIASLPVIVLTTLGVIFVSIIPYTRLGIYLGLTSLPLVFWFGLVLTIVAYMSVVTFVKKKYIKKYGELL
- a CDS encoding FGGY-family carbohydrate kinase, yielding MNKYYIGFDAGTQSVKVAIYSLEMECVAEKSYPTTLNYPQSGWVEMDVNEYLEACKKGIRDCVTQMKEKGLNPSEVRGIFGDGIICGIAGIDENGKPITPYVNYLDSRCQKDVEELLSKNFDIWAKETGNPTPNCMFPAMIARWFLKNTKFLENGCKFVHNAPYILMNLAGLSPKDAFIDWGTISGWGLGYNVYKKEWSDEQLKILNIDKKYLPKIVKPWDIIGNLSQEMAEFTGLPAGIPICAGAGDTMQSMLGCGLLEKNMAADVAGTCAMFCVSTDGIKEELSKPENGLIFNSGTLENSYFYWGFIRTGGLALRWFRDNICDKVGEDSYFDKLSKAAEKIPTGANGVLFLPYLTKGVGELANASGCFLNMGMDTDQATLWRAVLEAIGYDYIGITDIYKKGGVSLEEITITEGGSKSNLWNQIKADMLNTKTKTFKKSGGAVMMNVLTVAYALGDIKDLKEVIKNNLEINKNYLPQKEKTDYYREIFETRKMLLNSEMKEVFKILEKVK
- a CDS encoding GNAT family N-acetyltransferase, translating into MTQATEKVYELAFEQLDIIKIMATTFKDNIDSRRVIEKNGFKLEGIREKSI